One stretch of Amycolatopsis sp. NBC_00345 DNA includes these proteins:
- a CDS encoding DUF6541 family protein, producing MPSEPTLLSDVAGVAVMLLVLGLPGLLTGLAAGLRGWALAGLAPLLSYAIGGLAGPWTHALGLPYNPLTFALTTLVFAAVAFGLRRLTLRRWPPEPEPGLWARRGHFAVIACVVVTAVIGGYAAIYGMGHLGAIAQGGDAPYAANGVRYVASTGDGSLTGMGTLNWYGDATPPFYPNAYHLLAALQYQLSGASIPLTLDVNTMLLPGLLALSLVVLVREFRGRAVLAGAVALASAAPVMSTYESMSRGPLYPFLLGLALTPLAAVALRRYLGRAAPDTAFVLVLGAVGLLCVHSSTLFGAVLFAGPMLVQRWAEPGARLKRIGRDLLALLPIAVVSVLVAWLQLFGALGLASSTLPYLGWPIEYRATTALGALLGFQHWEPQPQLWLSVALLLGFVFFGRLGRLRWIGLSALVSGLAYMAVASSNSSLVMALSRPWWDDPYRFISMAIVPLAFIAGHGVASLQAWIAERLPARVPAAAVGTVVLLGFVVVTNGLYAQSNGGRLAAGYRAADPRTLNITPDEERAMVELGKLAKPGEWAMNDRYDGTVWTYALTGTRTVAAHDDGTAPPSDAVLLAAHFKEYPTNPAVRAAVARLNVHWVILGRPAAPPEPAYQSAGLVGLDGLPFLRQVYRNDDAVIYQLKG from the coding sequence TTGCCGAGTGAACCCACGCTGCTGTCCGATGTGGCCGGCGTAGCCGTGATGCTGCTCGTGCTCGGGCTGCCCGGCCTGCTCACGGGACTCGCGGCGGGCCTGCGCGGCTGGGCGCTCGCCGGGCTGGCGCCACTGCTGAGCTACGCGATCGGCGGCCTCGCCGGACCGTGGACGCACGCGCTGGGCCTGCCGTACAACCCGCTCACCTTCGCACTGACCACACTGGTCTTCGCCGCCGTCGCGTTCGGACTGCGGCGGCTGACGCTGCGCCGGTGGCCGCCCGAGCCGGAGCCCGGGCTGTGGGCGCGGCGCGGGCACTTCGCGGTGATCGCGTGTGTTGTCGTCACGGCCGTGATCGGCGGTTACGCGGCGATCTACGGCATGGGCCACCTCGGCGCCATCGCGCAGGGCGGCGACGCGCCGTACGCGGCGAACGGCGTCCGCTACGTCGCTTCGACCGGCGACGGCAGCCTCACCGGCATGGGCACGCTGAACTGGTACGGCGACGCCACGCCGCCGTTCTACCCCAACGCCTACCACCTGCTGGCCGCACTGCAGTACCAGCTGAGCGGGGCGTCGATCCCGCTGACGCTCGACGTGAACACCATGCTGCTGCCGGGACTGCTGGCGCTGTCGCTCGTGGTGCTGGTGCGGGAGTTCCGCGGCCGGGCGGTGCTGGCCGGGGCGGTCGCGCTCGCGTCGGCGGCGCCGGTGATGAGCACGTACGAGTCGATGAGCCGCGGGCCGCTGTACCCGTTCCTGCTGGGGCTCGCGCTGACGCCGCTGGCCGCGGTCGCGCTGCGCCGATACCTCGGCCGGGCCGCGCCCGACACGGCGTTCGTGCTGGTGCTGGGCGCCGTCGGGCTGCTGTGCGTGCACTCCTCGACGCTGTTCGGCGCGGTCCTGTTCGCCGGGCCGATGCTGGTGCAGCGGTGGGCGGAGCCGGGCGCGCGGCTGAAGCGGATCGGCCGTGACCTGCTGGCGCTGCTGCCGATCGCGGTGGTTTCGGTGCTCGTGGCGTGGCTGCAGCTGTTCGGCGCGCTGGGGCTGGCGAGCAGCACCCTGCCGTACCTGGGCTGGCCGATCGAATACCGCGCGACGACGGCGCTCGGCGCGCTGCTCGGGTTCCAGCACTGGGAGCCGCAGCCGCAGTTGTGGCTTTCGGTGGCGCTGCTGCTGGGGTTCGTCTTCTTCGGCCGGCTGGGCCGTTTGCGGTGGATCGGGCTGAGCGCGCTGGTGAGCGGGCTCGCGTATATGGCCGTCGCGTCGTCGAACTCGTCGCTGGTGATGGCGCTTTCCCGGCCGTGGTGGGACGACCCGTACCGGTTCATCTCGATGGCGATCGTGCCGCTGGCGTTCATCGCCGGCCACGGCGTCGCGTCGCTGCAGGCCTGGATCGCCGAGCGGCTGCCCGCCCGGGTGCCCGCGGCCGCCGTGGGCACGGTGGTGCTGCTGGGTTTCGTGGTGGTCACGAACGGCCTGTACGCGCAGTCCAACGGCGGCCGCCTCGCCGCCGGCTACCGCGCCGCCGACCCGCGCACCCTCAACATCACCCCGGACGAGGAACGCGCGATGGTCGAGCTGGGCAAGCTCGCCAAGCCGGGCGAGTGGGCCATGAACGACCGCTACGACGGCACGGTCTGGACCTACGCCCTCACCGGCACCCGCACGGTCGCCGCCCACGACGACGGCACCGCGCCCCCGTCCGACGCCGTGCTGCTGGCCGCCCACTTCAAGGAGTACCCGACGAACCCGGCCGTGCGCGCCGCCGTCGCGAGGCTGAACGTGCACTGGGTGATCCTCGGCCGTCCGGCGGCCCCGCCGGAGCCTGCCTACCAGTCCGCGGGCCTCGTCGGCCTCGACGGGCTGCCGTTCCTTCGGCAGGTCTACCGGAACGACGACGCGGTGATCTACCAGCTGAAGGGCTGA
- the wsfD gene encoding glycan biosynthesis hexose transferase WsfD, whose translation MTTVAERVRTRPSSALGYGVFGASLVALLVRFLVPRPVSMSDNGDGFRVLCGAGITWKSLPQPYIRLEYAATPGGCEPSYQLSQSWLAHLAVDAGNLFGLHSALSLVVLGVLGCVVAAAAVTLVVLGLPYGPRVRLLVALGLLLVVADSAFFGYFSSILGEGTAFLGLLLAVGGLLLTARPGWWGHAGLAVTAVGGLVAVNAKVQTLMILPLLAVAVLLVRPGTRRRWLPGLLVVAALAGGTWWAQTSVDPAPAPDGTWSSVPGGDSREINMVNTIFLNIVDGRHDTAADLAELGLPSSFAQYAGNGWWGPHPVISDPLYPRYRDRMSRRNAVTFFATHPSRTLAVLNRAAGDLLAARPDYLGSFTASAGFAPHAQEYRVPVVSGLTGLLAPFGLFALVPLWLFVAWRGWRHRRTALGVVLGLLLTVALGQFVLAALGDGIENIKHQAVALFATLIALVLAGVVWHPKPTQA comes from the coding sequence ATGACGACCGTGGCCGAGAGGGTGAGGACGCGTCCGTCCTCGGCCCTCGGGTACGGCGTGTTCGGCGCGTCGCTGGTCGCGCTGCTCGTCCGGTTCCTCGTGCCGCGGCCGGTGTCCATGTCCGACAACGGTGACGGCTTCCGCGTGCTGTGCGGCGCCGGGATCACCTGGAAGAGCCTGCCGCAGCCGTACATCCGGCTCGAGTACGCGGCGACGCCTGGTGGCTGCGAACCGAGCTACCAGCTGAGCCAGAGCTGGCTCGCGCACCTGGCCGTCGACGCCGGGAACCTGTTCGGGCTGCACTCGGCGCTCAGCCTGGTGGTGCTGGGCGTGCTGGGCTGTGTGGTCGCGGCGGCGGCCGTGACGCTGGTCGTGCTCGGCCTGCCGTACGGCCCGCGCGTCCGCCTGCTCGTGGCGCTCGGGCTGCTGCTGGTGGTCGCGGACTCGGCGTTCTTCGGTTATTTCTCCTCGATCCTCGGCGAGGGCACGGCGTTCCTGGGACTGCTGCTGGCCGTGGGCGGGCTGCTGCTCACCGCGCGTCCCGGCTGGTGGGGCCACGCGGGACTGGCCGTGACGGCCGTCGGCGGGCTGGTGGCGGTGAACGCCAAGGTGCAGACGCTGATGATCCTGCCGCTGCTGGCCGTCGCCGTGCTGCTGGTCCGGCCCGGCACCCGAAGACGGTGGCTGCCGGGGCTGCTCGTCGTCGCCGCGCTGGCCGGCGGGACGTGGTGGGCGCAGACCAGCGTCGACCCGGCCCCCGCGCCGGACGGCACCTGGTCCTCGGTCCCGGGCGGGGACTCCCGCGAGATCAACATGGTCAACACCATCTTCCTGAACATCGTGGACGGCAGGCACGACACGGCCGCCGACCTCGCGGAGCTGGGCCTGCCCTCGTCGTTCGCGCAGTACGCGGGCAACGGCTGGTGGGGCCCGCACCCGGTCATCTCGGACCCGCTGTACCCGCGGTACCGGGACCGGATGAGCCGCCGGAACGCCGTCACCTTCTTCGCCACCCACCCGTCCCGCACGCTGGCGGTGCTGAACCGCGCGGCGGGCGACCTGCTGGCCGCGCGGCCGGACTACCTGGGCAGCTTCACGGCGTCGGCGGGCTTCGCGCCGCACGCGCAGGAGTACCGCGTGCCGGTCGTCTCGGGCCTGACCGGGCTGCTCGCGCCGTTCGGCCTGTTCGCCCTCGTCCCGCTCTGGCTGTTCGTCGCCTGGCGCGGCTGGCGGCACCGCCGCACGGCGCTGGGCGTGGTGCTGGGCCTGCTGCTGACCGTCGCGCTGGGGCAGTTCGTCCTCGCGGCCCTCGGCGACGGCATCGAAAACATCAAGCACCAGGCAGTCGCGCTGTTCGCCACGCTCATCGCGCTGGTGCTGGCCGGAGTGGTGTGGCACCCAAAACCTACGCAAGCGTAG
- a CDS encoding lysophospholipid acyltransferase family protein: MADLVYPPVLVAAQLMFRLLDNRIRIEGAEHVPSTGGAVIACTHVSYLDFIYCGLGARPSKRLVRFMAKKEIFSHGVGGPLMRGMHHIPVDRAAGQASYDEAVKRLRAGEVVGVFPEATISRSFTVKDIKTGAARMAAEAGVPVIPMALWGTQRLWTKGHPKDLTHRHVPISIVMGAPMHPAADDDFEVLTKDLRARMSELLDQAQASYPDSPTADDDRWWLPAHLGGTAPTPEAAADLDRRPAERD, from the coding sequence ATGGCTGACCTCGTGTACCCGCCCGTGCTCGTCGCGGCCCAGTTGATGTTCCGGCTGCTGGACAACCGCATCCGGATCGAGGGCGCGGAACACGTGCCGTCGACCGGTGGCGCGGTGATCGCGTGCACCCACGTCAGCTATCTGGACTTCATCTACTGCGGCCTCGGCGCGCGCCCGTCGAAGCGGCTGGTGCGGTTCATGGCGAAGAAGGAGATCTTCTCCCACGGCGTCGGCGGGCCGCTGATGCGCGGGATGCACCACATCCCCGTCGACCGCGCCGCCGGCCAGGCCTCCTACGACGAGGCGGTCAAACGGCTGCGCGCGGGCGAGGTCGTCGGTGTCTTCCCGGAGGCGACGATCAGCCGGTCGTTCACCGTGAAGGACATCAAGACGGGCGCCGCGCGCATGGCCGCCGAGGCCGGTGTGCCGGTGATCCCGATGGCGCTGTGGGGCACGCAGCGGCTGTGGACCAAGGGCCACCCGAAGGACCTGACCCACCGCCACGTGCCCATCTCGATCGTCATGGGCGCCCCGATGCACCCGGCCGCCGACGACGACTTCGAGGTGCTGACCAAGGACCTGCGCGCCCGGATGTCCGAGCTGCTCGACCAGGCCCAGGCGTCCTACCCGGACAGCCCCACCGCCGACGACGACCGCTGGTGGCTGCCCGCCCACCTCGGCGGCACCGCCCCCACCCCGGAGGCCGCCGCGGACCTGGACCGCCGCCCGGCCGAGCGCGACTGA
- a CDS encoding HAD family hydrolase gives MDKPRLIASDVDGTLLGPTEIVSDRTVAVVRRIQDDDVPFVLCTGRPPRWIAPIARPLGLTGYAVCANGAVLLDIGADKVTAVHGELAPELLHDLASALEKALPGCRLAAERIGTGEVDHDMRNFVIEPEYHNPWGDGEGRTTMRAEVLGHTAIKLLISHRGMRSEEMAQAARAVFGNAVDVTYSSSGGLIEVSAHGVTKATGLAEVAERFSVTADQVIAFGDMPNDVEMLEWAGHGVAMANGHPAVLEVADEVTGPAGEDGVAEVLERWF, from the coding sequence GTGGACAAACCCCGCCTTATCGCTTCCGACGTCGACGGCACCCTGCTCGGCCCGACCGAGATCGTCTCCGACCGCACCGTCGCGGTGGTGCGGCGGATTCAGGACGACGACGTGCCGTTCGTCCTGTGCACCGGCCGGCCGCCGCGCTGGATCGCGCCGATCGCCCGGCCGCTGGGGCTGACCGGCTACGCGGTGTGCGCGAACGGCGCCGTGCTGCTCGACATCGGCGCCGACAAGGTGACCGCCGTGCACGGCGAGCTGGCCCCGGAGCTGCTGCACGACCTCGCGAGCGCCCTCGAGAAGGCCCTGCCCGGCTGCCGGCTGGCGGCCGAGCGCATCGGCACCGGCGAGGTCGACCACGACATGCGCAACTTCGTGATCGAGCCCGAGTACCACAACCCGTGGGGCGACGGCGAAGGCCGCACGACCATGCGCGCCGAAGTGCTCGGCCACACCGCGATCAAGCTCCTGATCAGCCACCGCGGCATGCGCTCGGAGGAGATGGCCCAGGCGGCGCGCGCGGTCTTCGGCAACGCGGTGGACGTGACGTACTCCTCGTCCGGCGGCCTGATCGAGGTGTCCGCCCACGGGGTCACGAAGGCCACCGGGCTCGCGGAAGTCGCCGAGCGCTTCTCGGTGACCGCGGACCAGGTCATCGCCTTCGGCGACATGCCGAACGACGTCGAGATGCTCGAATGGGCCGGCCACGGCGTCGCGATGGCGAACGGCCACCCGGCCGTGCTGGAGGTCGCGGACGAGGTGACCGGGCCGGCCGGTGAGGACGGCGTGGCCGAGGTCCTGGAACGCTGGTTCTGA
- a CDS encoding LLM class flavin-dependent oxidoreductase, which produces MRAGIVILPEDRWWAAEPKWRAAEEYGFDHAWTYDHLGWRSLVDGPWFSAVPTLTAAAMVTSRIRLGTFVASPVARHPVPFARELITLDDVSDGRFVLGVGAGVDSTNYDAQVLDAPDLTPRQRADRFTEFVESLDGLLMTDRFDFEGEYYTAKAARNLPGTVQRPRLPFVVAANGPRTMTLAARFGAGWATTGRGGTTLDEWWQGIAELCRVFDERLDAAGRERASIHRYLSLDAAPVFSLSSLDAFRDAVDRAAALGFTDVIVHWPRSSGPYEGRESVLEKVVEDVLPTLPEA; this is translated from the coding sequence GTGCGAGCAGGCATCGTGATCCTTCCGGAAGATCGTTGGTGGGCGGCCGAGCCGAAATGGCGGGCCGCCGAGGAGTACGGCTTCGACCACGCGTGGACGTACGACCACTTGGGCTGGCGGTCGCTGGTCGACGGGCCGTGGTTCTCCGCCGTGCCCACGTTGACGGCGGCGGCGATGGTGACGTCGCGCATCCGCCTCGGCACCTTCGTGGCGTCCCCGGTCGCGCGGCATCCCGTGCCGTTCGCGCGTGAGCTGATCACCCTCGACGACGTCTCAGACGGCCGTTTCGTGCTCGGCGTCGGGGCCGGCGTCGACAGCACCAACTACGACGCCCAGGTCCTCGACGCCCCCGACCTCACGCCGCGGCAGCGCGCCGACCGCTTCACCGAGTTCGTCGAATCACTCGACGGCCTGCTGATGACCGACCGGTTCGACTTCGAGGGCGAGTACTACACCGCGAAGGCCGCGCGGAACCTGCCCGGCACGGTGCAGCGGCCGCGGCTGCCGTTTGTCGTCGCCGCGAACGGCCCGCGCACCATGACGCTCGCCGCCCGCTTCGGCGCCGGCTGGGCCACCACCGGCCGCGGCGGCACCACGCTGGACGAGTGGTGGCAGGGCATCGCCGAGCTGTGCCGCGTCTTCGACGAGCGCCTCGACGCCGCCGGCCGCGAGCGCGCGAGCATCCATCGGTACCTGAGCCTCGACGCCGCGCCGGTGTTCTCGCTGAGCAGCCTCGACGCGTTCCGCGACGCCGTGGACCGCGCCGCCGCACTGGGCTTCACCGACGTCATCGTGCACTGGCCCCGCTCCAGCGGCCCGTACGAGGGCCGGGAGTCCGTGCTGGAGAAGGTCGTCGAGGACGTCCTGCCCACCCTCCCCGAGGCCTGA